A window from Rhea pennata isolate bPtePen1 chromosome 1, bPtePen1.pri, whole genome shotgun sequence encodes these proteins:
- the RAB21 gene encoding ras-related protein Rab-21 yields MAAGAGAAAGGRSFSFKVVLLGEGCVGKTSLVLRYCENKFNDKHITTLQASFLTKKLNIGGKRVNLAIWDTAGQERFHALGPIYYRDSNGAILVYDITDEDSFQKVKNWVKELRKMLGNEICLCIVGNKIDLEKERHVSVQEAETYAESVGAKHYHTSAKQNKGIEELFLDLCKRMIETAQVDERARGNGSSQSGTARRGVQIIDDEPQVQSSGGCCSSG; encoded by the exons atggcggcgggggccggtgcggcggccgggggccgcaGTTTCTCCTTCAAGGTGGTGCTGCTCGGGGAGGGCTGCGTGGGGAAAACCTCCCTGGTGCTGCGCTACTGCGAGAACAAGTTCAACGACAAGCACATCACCACGCTGCAG gCATCTTTTCTTACAAAGAAGCTAAATATTGGTGGGAAAAGAGTAAATCTTGCAATATGG GATACAGCTGGTCAAGAAAGATTTCATGCACTGGGGCCGATCTACTACAGAGATTCTAATGGAGCTATTCTTGTATATGATATAACAGATGAAGACTCTTTCCAGAAG GTAAAAAACTGGGTTAAGGAATTAAGGAAAATGTTGGGAAATGAAATCTGTTTATGTATAGTAG GTAACAAAAtagatttggaaaaagagaGGCATGTTTCAGTGCAAGAAGCAGAAAC GTATGCTGAATCTGTTGGAGCAAAACATTATCATACTTCTGCTAAACAGAATAAAGGAATTGAAGAACTGTTTCTTGACCTTTGTAAAA GAATGATAGAAACTGCTCAAGTGGATGAAAGAGCAAGAGGGAATGGTTCCAGTCAGTCAGGAACAGCAAGGCGAGGTGTACAGATTATTGATGATGAGCCACAAGTACAGAGCAGTGGAGGGTGCTGTTCTTCTGGATAA